CAAGCCTGCGGGCAAGTACAACGTGCAGGTCTGTACCAATATCTCCTGTATGTTGCGCGGCGGGTACGAGATTCTCGATCACTGCAAGCACAAGCTTGGTATCGGCCATAAAGAGGTCACCGCCGACAAGCTTTTCTCCCTTGAAGAGGTCGAATGCATCGGAGCCTGTTGCTGGGCGCCGGTCATGCAGGTCAATTATGACTTCCACGACAATCTCACCCCCGCCAAGGTCGACGACATTCTCGAGACCTACCGCGCCGGCAAGGGAAAGGATGTGAAGTAACCATGCCGACCCTCGTCTCCCATCCCGATGAAGTGAAAGTCATCAGCCGCCGCTT
This portion of the Edaphobacter sp. 4G125 genome encodes:
- a CDS encoding NADH-quinone oxidoreductase subunit NuoE family protein, with amino-acid sequence MSKIANSIFTPETATRFDHLVTLYPVKRSALVPMLLYAQDEVGYVSDAVVTEIAQRLDLLELDVRNVLSYYSMLRTKPAGKYNVQVCTNISCMLRGGYEILDHCKHKLGIGHKEVTADKLFSLEEVECIGACCWAPVMQVNYDFHDNLTPAKVDDILETYRAGKGKDVK